From a region of the Teredinibacter turnerae genome:
- a CDS encoding DUF3291 domain-containing protein → MHYQLAQVNIAKFRLPQDHPVNKDFVDNLDRVNAIAEQAPGFVWRFVGDGNNALDVQIFDDPLIAVNMSVWSDIRTLVDFVYRNDDHKLFMRRRKEWFDKIDFHMVLWWIEADRRPTLEEAKIRLELLRQQGPTYAAFTFKRPFAAPSGDLVDPFTEKCA, encoded by the coding sequence ATGCATTACCAACTGGCGCAGGTAAATATCGCAAAGTTTCGCCTGCCGCAGGACCACCCGGTCAACAAAGATTTTGTTGATAATCTCGACCGCGTCAACGCCATCGCCGAGCAGGCGCCCGGCTTCGTCTGGCGGTTTGTCGGCGACGGTAACAACGCGCTGGATGTTCAGATATTTGACGATCCGCTGATTGCGGTCAATATGTCCGTTTGGAGCGATATCCGCACACTGGTTGATTTCGTTTACCGCAACGACGACCACAAATTATTTATGCGCCGGCGCAAGGAATGGTTCGACAAGATCGATTTCCATATGGTGCTCTGGTGGATCGAAGCTGATCGCAGGCCGACCCTGGAAGAAGCCAAAATTCGCCTCGAACTGCTCCGACAGCAAGGCCCGACCTACGCGGCTTTCACATTCAAGCGCCCATTTGCGGCGCCCAGTGGTGACCTTGTCGACCCCTTCACTGAAAAGTGCGCGTGA
- a CDS encoding imm11 family protein yields the protein MPKKPFLIFGCSSKPRRWLDYDDYFERGYSYNKLDIVWFRGVPFLQEIPQPLYFKLEQKEDGNPDVAEYLPPFLEGFSCPLFRDDLLEILYACGVDNFDVYSTEILDPDSGKVYKNYKAVNIIGAVAAADMEKSEYVLSDGIPLIDVPFDKLVLRKDEIQDLLIFRLAENLTTILVHESIRNVLLDKGYITGEYMDAIQFYEVDKFGFL from the coding sequence ATGCCTAAAAAGCCATTTTTGATTTTCGGCTGTTCATCAAAACCTCGGCGCTGGCTTGATTACGACGATTATTTCGAGCGAGGATACTCCTACAACAAACTGGACATTGTGTGGTTTCGAGGTGTTCCTTTTTTACAAGAAATTCCTCAACCGCTGTATTTTAAACTAGAGCAGAAAGAAGATGGCAACCCAGATGTCGCTGAGTATCTTCCGCCATTTCTGGAAGGGTTCTCTTGCCCATTATTTCGCGATGATTTACTGGAGATTCTCTATGCTTGCGGCGTCGATAATTTTGATGTCTATTCAACGGAAATTCTCGATCCAGATAGCGGCAAGGTATATAAAAACTACAAGGCGGTGAACATTATCGGCGCGGTTGCCGCCGCCGATATGGAAAAATCAGAATACGTGCTCAGCGACGGCATTCCGTTAATCGATGTACCTTTCGATAAATTGGTGTTGCGCAAAGACGAAATCCAGGATCTACTAATTTTTCGCCTTGCCGAAAATCTCACCACCATACTCGTCCACGAATCTATTCGAAACGTGTTACTCGACAAAGGTTACATTACTGGCGAATATATGGACGCTATCCAGTTTTATGAAGTGGATAAGTTTGGCTTTCTCTAA
- a CDS encoding imm11 family protein: MFYVLGCSSKPRRWLDLDNYVSRGYKKLGIKWFRGTPFPVELPNPLYFQLEPKEDGNPDVAEYLPPFLEGFSCPLFRDDLLEILYACGVDNFDVYSTEILDPDSGKVYKNYKAVNIIGAVAAADMEKSEYVLSDGIPLIDVPFDKLVLRKDEIQDLLIFRLAENLTTILVHESIRNVLLDKGYITGEYMDAIQFYEVDRFGFL; the protein is encoded by the coding sequence ATGTTTTATGTTCTAGGCTGCTCATCCAAGCCACGGCGCTGGCTGGATCTCGACAATTATGTCAGCAGAGGCTACAAGAAGCTCGGAATAAAATGGTTTCGAGGAACCCCATTTCCTGTCGAACTTCCAAATCCTCTGTATTTTCAACTGGAACCGAAAGAAGATGGCAATCCGGATGTCGCTGAGTATCTTCCGCCATTTCTGGAAGGGTTCTCTTGCCCATTATTTCGCGATGATTTACTGGAGATTCTCTATGCTTGCGGCGTCGATAATTTCGATGTCTATTCAACGGAAATTCTCGACCCAGATAGCGGCAAGGTATATAAAAACTACAAGGCGGTGAACATTATCGGCGCGGTTGCCGCCGCCGATATGGAAAAATCAGAATACGTGCTCAGCGACGGCATTCCGTTAATCGATGTACCTTTCGATAAATTGGTGTTGCGCAAAGACGAAATCCAGGATTTGTTAATTTTTCGCCTCGCCGAAAACCTCACCACCATACTCGTTCACGAATCTATCCGGAACGTGTTACTCGACAAAGGTTACATTACTGGCGAATATATGGACGCAATACAATTCTATGAAGTGGATAGGTTTGGTTTTCTGTAA
- a CDS encoding GNAT family N-acetyltransferase, producing the protein MKLRTPTPDDTAPIQGLISGVLCEYGLRPDPDNIDRDLADIEAAYFAQGGFFCVVEDATGQLVATLGIGRIDENTCELRKMYVAQTARGKGLGDALIRFAISKALAMDFSRMTLETATPLVEAVGLYRKHGFQAYHPPELCWRCDLAYELDLTQYIARDVPAHSPVLEMT; encoded by the coding sequence ATGAAACTACGAACTCCCACGCCCGATGACACAGCGCCCATTCAGGGGCTCATATCCGGTGTCCTGTGCGAATATGGCCTGCGCCCTGACCCGGACAATATCGACCGCGATCTCGCCGATATTGAGGCCGCGTATTTTGCGCAGGGCGGCTTTTTTTGTGTAGTGGAAGATGCAACGGGTCAGCTTGTTGCGACTCTGGGTATTGGTCGAATAGACGAAAACACCTGTGAGTTACGTAAAATGTACGTTGCGCAAACAGCGCGAGGGAAGGGCCTTGGCGACGCCCTGATTCGCTTTGCGATTAGCAAAGCACTTGCCATGGATTTTTCGCGGATGACATTGGAAACAGCCACGCCACTTGTTGAGGCCGTTGGTCTTTACCGCAAGCATGGCTTTCAGGCGTACCATCCGCCGGAGCTTTGCTGGCGTTGTGATCTGGCTTACGAACTGGACCTGACCCAATATATCGCGCGTGACGTTCCAGCCCATAGTCCTGTACTGGAGATGACCTGA
- a CDS encoding DUF2175 family protein, which produces MSLKCIFCKKPVFGGTGMTVPKQGPAHLACFQADQALRRTFQHLDISALNDEELLELKELVLAEENFRSRDERDKSSDIELF; this is translated from the coding sequence ATGAGTCTCAAGTGTATTTTCTGTAAAAAACCTGTTTTCGGCGGTACCGGGATGACCGTGCCGAAACAGGGCCCTGCACACCTGGCCTGTTTTCAGGCAGACCAAGCTCTCCGACGCACTTTCCAACACTTGGATATTTCAGCACTGAACGACGAAGAATTGCTCGAACTCAAAGAGTTGGTGCTGGCTGAAGAAAATTTTCGCTCCCGTGATGAGCGCGATAAGAGCAGTGATATTGAGCTATTTTAA
- a CDS encoding AHH domain-containing protein has product MTQIGEAISLSKLSHEDHDENTCAFCNATPEPTTEENTLVDDFDEDSNEVSGVDDTGLAHKNSSGKLAKALEAAGYEQISAEIGLREFSTPPQQCSVPLKVTTAAHHLIPGNASLKNSDIMEFLHTDGMAEGNIGYNVNNYENGVWLAGNYALRGKSGMPKWGKEGKSFTSQTKLEPYEYAKRAIEKTRTQFHDAHKSYSDTVLKTLDLVAEKYETTQDVWCTESSAPKSDSKPQLPMLVMRLNTISRRAKSKLENPSELWNENIYTSAFSLKYIREELNS; this is encoded by the coding sequence ATGACGCAGATCGGCGAAGCCATTTCACTCTCGAAACTGTCCCACGAGGATCACGACGAAAATACCTGTGCGTTTTGTAACGCCACGCCGGAACCGACCACCGAAGAAAACACCTTAGTGGACGATTTCGACGAAGATAGCAACGAGGTGTCGGGCGTAGACGACACCGGGCTCGCTCATAAAAATAGCTCGGGTAAGCTTGCAAAAGCCTTAGAAGCTGCTGGCTATGAACAAATTTCTGCGGAAATTGGCTTGCGTGAGTTCAGCACACCGCCGCAACAGTGCAGCGTACCGCTCAAAGTTACAACGGCGGCACATCACCTGATTCCTGGCAATGCCTCGTTGAAAAATTCGGACATAATGGAATTTTTACATACCGATGGAATGGCCGAAGGCAACATTGGCTACAACGTAAATAACTACGAAAACGGGGTATGGCTGGCTGGAAATTACGCATTGCGCGGCAAAAGCGGCATGCCGAAGTGGGGTAAAGAAGGTAAAAGCTTTACCTCCCAGACCAAGCTGGAACCCTATGAATACGCAAAACGTGCCATTGAAAAAACGCGAACCCAGTTTCACGACGCCCATAAAAGTTACAGCGATACCGTGCTAAAAACCTTGGATTTAGTCGCAGAAAAATACGAAACAACACAGGATGTATGGTGCACGGAGTCCAGCGCCCCCAAAAGCGATAGCAAGCCCCAGCTGCCAATGCTGGTTATGCGTTTGAACACCATTTCCCGCCGAGCAAAATCTAAACTCGAAAATCCCTCAGAGTTGTGGAACGAAAATATCTACACATCGGCGTTTTCCCTGAAATACATTCGCGAAGAACTAAACTCTTAA
- a CDS encoding MFS transporter, whose translation MLMKLQFPRNIWVLALTLALTQGALPLMVLVSGLLSSEIAPDPSMATLPLAVLVVGTALSTIPAAWFNQQFGRKHAGFAGVVLSLVGILLCMIASTSASFGLLITAAGVLGASAAFFQHFRFAAMESVASAADIGPALAIIMLSGIIAGVLGPELVSLGAWLLPEMENYLGAFLLMALLIIAGAVVFSRFQNTISHQEQYEEAPRPLARLVCQPVFLLSMGVSALGYAVMVFLMTSTPLSMHLLDGHSLADAKWVIQSHLVAMFLPSIFSGWLMKRLGAAPLMLLGSALYLGVIAVALTGHHVIHYWWALVLLGVGWNFLFLSGTSILPQSYRNNERFKVQAANDFAVFALQAIASLVAGWVLFTFGWQAQLWLCVPVCGGLVLLSIAALIFPRYLRSPAHAH comes from the coding sequence ATGCTGATGAAACTCCAATTTCCCCGCAATATATGGGTACTCGCGCTCACTTTGGCGCTCACCCAAGGCGCGCTACCCCTGATGGTGCTGGTGAGCGGCCTGTTGAGTAGCGAAATAGCGCCCGACCCATCGATGGCAACCCTTCCGCTCGCTGTGTTAGTTGTGGGCACCGCGCTTTCAACTATACCTGCGGCCTGGTTTAACCAGCAGTTCGGCCGTAAGCATGCCGGATTTGCCGGGGTAGTACTGAGCTTGGTGGGCATACTGCTCTGCATGATTGCCAGCACAAGCGCCAGCTTTGGCCTGCTGATTACCGCCGCCGGTGTATTGGGCGCAAGCGCAGCCTTCTTTCAGCATTTTCGTTTCGCCGCAATGGAAAGTGTCGCCAGCGCAGCGGATATCGGTCCCGCGCTCGCAATTATTATGCTGTCCGGCATAATCGCCGGGGTACTTGGCCCAGAGCTGGTCAGCTTGGGGGCATGGCTACTGCCAGAAATGGAAAACTACCTCGGCGCGTTCCTCCTGATGGCGTTGTTAATCATCGCTGGCGCCGTGGTGTTTAGCCGCTTTCAAAACACCATCAGCCATCAGGAGCAATACGAAGAAGCACCGCGCCCACTGGCGCGCTTAGTTTGCCAACCCGTGTTTTTACTTTCGATGGGCGTCTCTGCGCTGGGCTACGCAGTCATGGTGTTTTTAATGACGTCAACACCGCTCAGTATGCACCTGTTGGACGGTCACAGCCTCGCTGACGCAAAGTGGGTTATCCAAAGTCACCTGGTCGCCATGTTTCTGCCTTCCATTTTCTCTGGCTGGCTGATGAAGCGACTCGGCGCTGCACCGCTGATGTTGCTGGGTAGCGCGCTCTATCTTGGGGTAATCGCCGTGGCGCTCACTGGCCACCATGTGATTCACTACTGGTGGGCGCTGGTCCTTCTGGGCGTGGGATGGAACTTCCTGTTTTTGAGCGGCACCAGTATTCTTCCGCAAAGTTATCGCAACAACGAACGCTTTAAAGTGCAGGCGGCCAACGATTTTGCCGTATTTGCGCTACAGGCAATTGCATCACTCGTGGCGGGTTGGGTGTTGTTCACCTTTGGCTGGCAAGCGCAGCTTTGGCTGTGTGTGCCGGTATGTGGCGGGCTGGTATTGCTGAGTATTGCGGCATTGATCTTCCCCCGTTATTTGCGCAGCCCCGCGCACGCGCATTAG
- a CDS encoding GNAT family N-acetyltransferase — MPAVTLQYLEMLSPDELRGKPQPMGLTIMEAQVKDYRFNRFLYQLVGEPWQWTDKLVHTDDQWQTYAEAKNLRTFVAYHRGSIAGYYELRQHPENNVEIAYFGLAPKFIGKGFGGYLLTHAIENAWYWGPTKRVWVYTCSLDHPNAIHNYQARGLQIYKTEERV; from the coding sequence ATGCCTGCTGTAACCCTGCAGTATCTCGAAATGCTGTCGCCGGACGAATTGCGTGGCAAGCCGCAGCCAATGGGCTTGACCATTATGGAAGCACAGGTGAAAGACTATCGTTTCAACCGCTTTTTGTACCAGCTGGTGGGTGAACCCTGGCAGTGGACCGACAAACTGGTTCACACCGATGACCAGTGGCAAACCTACGCAGAAGCAAAAAATTTACGCACCTTTGTGGCTTATCACCGCGGGTCTATTGCCGGGTATTACGAACTTCGTCAGCACCCGGAAAATAATGTAGAAATTGCCTACTTTGGCCTCGCTCCCAAATTTATTGGCAAGGGCTTTGGCGGCTATTTGCTAACTCATGCGATTGAAAATGCGTGGTACTGGGGGCCAACAAAACGGGTGTGGGTGTATACCTGTTCACTCGATCACCCCAATGCAATCCACAACTATCAGGCGCGAGGCTTGCAAATTTACAAAACCGAAGAGCGGGTATAA
- a CDS encoding DUF4019 domain-containing protein: MATAAPESEPVAAALPPEVAAAERWLALADAGDYRETWDQAAPYFKDQLTKSQWEGALGNVRGPLGKLVSRKLRKNAPYDHLPGAPDGEYRVLIYISKFEGQPKATEMLILMFTKEQWRLAGYFLR, encoded by the coding sequence TTGGCTACAGCTGCACCAGAGTCCGAACCAGTTGCAGCGGCTTTACCGCCTGAAGTGGCTGCTGCAGAGCGTTGGTTAGCGCTGGCAGATGCAGGGGATTACCGTGAAACTTGGGATCAGGCGGCGCCTTATTTTAAGGATCAGCTGACCAAGTCTCAGTGGGAGGGCGCACTCGGCAATGTGCGTGGCCCGTTGGGGAAACTGGTAAGCCGCAAATTGCGTAAGAATGCACCCTATGACCACCTGCCGGGCGCGCCTGATGGTGAGTATCGGGTGCTGATATACATCAGTAAGTTCGAAGGCCAGCCGAAAGCCACTGAAATGCTGATTTTGATGTTTACTAAGGAGCAGTGGCGCCTAGCGGGATACTTCCTCCGATAG